One Spinacia oleracea cultivar Varoflay chromosome 4, BTI_SOV_V1, whole genome shotgun sequence DNA segment encodes these proteins:
- the LOC110804661 gene encoding uncharacterized protein, with translation MVISSSNRSPSPISMKSNPNPNPNPNSRNDQEREGGGVRKSLSAYPFAKSSSVSQPRSPAEYARRSSFGRECGNTFGDNHHEKENERDPNSKPVARARSPSVGKVAKGFMAPTISAASKINPSPRKKVLGERNEAIRTSASLSEGKFHFYSMNSVEFADENESKTDMEFENKVACSMISDFNKVGNEVSISNTEFENKVAELSPGVVGKIESEHDLVVLSPLITTTKSSETLDIIPNIVVAESNVSLDIKKNISSSSPYDPKTNFLSPRPQFLHYKPNPRIESYIHNQGLRLEDDFGSDSVSETDNSEEVQSETSSSVGTSPVEDHQSLSSESSSPQREELEQVVESKIEPKRPFNGKWKTVTFFFLYLLGFLSFSMYSHGVGNAINQEKIISEIYSHSRVAADLAKANFNGLFINAKVLSSQSVGYLSQMIFKPREVQFSPLPFSNLTGWQEEEVEDYLVKGFEFRPWLGRKDDVMPEKVAEIEISGDENELKMLVENLEQSSTDLPLTDQVIVENESEEVEESSVMEDSVFVDENAIVEVTEEEVSLSDESEKQEGSSILEDSVTEDENSAIKMIEEASFLDEQEKLGGSSSILEDSVIEDDNSAIEMIEEASSLFDEPENQESEHNNHEEYDTTSAVQNQPSSFLPEVPEVHSQIMTENMPLTDTVLQSEVKSASESLVLERISQFLDASERSLPFSTAAITLVTVSLLAATAFIFSKKPKKDTTSVVVSTPSSPDFVMQKENPMGSKVGSKARENPSTWAGPVEVDMIGESCPSELSSFQKTSSYYKMREQRNSDEAQSIEKSSSKRNKRESLASSSSEYTMSASYGSFTTYSIVHSKQRDDEMVTPVRRSSRIRSKVTSP, from the exons ATGGTGATTAGTTCTTCAAACAGATCCCCATCCCCAATTTCAATGAAatcaaaccctaaccctaaccctaatcccAATTCAAGAAATGATCAAGAACGAGAAGGGGGTGGTGTTAGGAAGAGTTTGAGTGCTTACCCATTTGCTAAATCATCCAGTGTTTCTCAACCCAGAAGTCCTGCAG AGTATGCAAGAAGAAGTTCATTTGGTAGAGAATGTGGGAATACATTTGGAGACAATCATCATGAGAAAGAGAATGAAAGAGATCCGAATTCAAAGCCCGTTGCACGAGCTCGATCCCCTTCTGTTGGAAAGGTGGCCAAGGGTTTCATGGCACCAACAATCTCAGCCGCCTCGAAGATCAACCCATCACCAAGGAAGAAGGTCTTAGGTGAACGAAACGAAGCCATTCGTACTTCTGCTTCACTCTCTGAAGGAAAATTCCATTTCTACTCCATGAATTCAGTGGAGTTTGCTGATGAAAATGAGTCAAAAACAGACATGGAATTTGAGAACAAAGTTGCTTGCTCTATGATTTCAGATTTCAACAAGGTGGGAAATGAGGTATCCATATCCAATACAGAATTTGAGAACAAAGTTGCTGAATTGAGTCCTGGAGTAGTGGGAAAGATTGAATCAGAACATGATTTAGTGGTACTTAGCCCTTTGATTACCACTACAAAATCTTCTGAAACTTTAGACATCATCCCTAATATTGTTGTTGCTGAAAGCAATGTGAGTTTGGATATCAAGAAGAatatttcttcttcttcaccaTATGATCCCAAAACCAATTTCCTTTCCCCTAGACCTCAATTCCTGCACTACAAACCTAATCCTAGAATTGAAAGCTATATTCATAATCAAGGTTTGAGGTTAGAAGATGACTTTGGATCGGATTCGGTTTCTGAGACTGATAATAGTGAAGAAGTACAgtcagaaacttcttcttctgttgGGACATCTCCTGTTGAAGATCATCAGTCTTTATCTTCGGAATCGAGCTCCCCCCAAAGGGAGGAGCTTGAACAGGTTGTTGAGtccaaaattgagccgaaacgTCCATTTAATGGGAAGTGGAAGACTGTcactttcttcttcctttaccTGCTTGGCTTCTTATCCTTTTCAATGTATTCTCATGGAGTTGGAAATGCTATAAACCAAGAAAAAATAATTTCTGAGATTTATAGCCATTCTCGTGTAGCGGCTGATCTTGCCAAAGCAAATTTCAATGGTTTGTTCATAAATGCCAAGGTGTTGTCTTCTCAATCAGTTGGTTATTTGTCCCAGATGATTTTTAAGCCAAGAGAAGTTCAGTTTAGTCCATTGCCATTCAGTAACTTAACTGGTTGGCAAGAAGAGGAAGTTGAGGATTATTTGGTGAAAGGGTTTGAGTTTAGGCCTTGGTTGGGCAGAAAGGATGATGTGATGCCAGAAAAAGTTGCTGAAATTGAAATTTCTGGTGATGAAAATGAATTGAAGATGCTGGTAGAAAATCTTGAACAAAGTTCTACCGATCTTCCTCTCACTGACCAAGTGATAGTGGAGAATGAATCTGAAGAAGTAGAAGAAAGTTCTGTGATGGAGGATTCTGTATTTGTGGATGAGAATGCCATCGTCGAAGTGACAGAAGAAGAAGTATCATTGTCAGATGAATCAGAAAAACAAGAAGGAAGTTCTATTCTCGAGGATTCTGTGACCGAGGATGAGAATTCTGCCATCAAAATGATTGAAGAAGCATCATTTTTAGATGAACAAGAAAAACTAGGAGGAAGTTCTTCTATTCTCGAGGATTCTGTGATCGAGGATGATAATTCTGCCATTGAAATGATTGAAGAAGCATCATCATTGTTTGATGAACCTGAAAATCAGGAATCAGAACACAACAACCATGAAGAATATGATACAACTTCTGCTGTTCAGAATCAACCATCTTCATTCTTACCAGAGGTTCCTGAAGTCCACTCACAAATTATGACAGAAAATATGCCATTAACTGATACTGTATTACAATCTGAGGTTAAATCAGCTTCAGAAAGTTTGGTTCTTGAAAGAATTTCTCAATTTTTGGATGCAAGTGAAAGAAGTTTGCCTTTTAGTACAGCAGCAATCACCCTGGTTACTGTATCCCTATTGGCTGCAACAGCCTTTATATTCTCTAAGAAGCCAAAGAAAGACACCACTTCAGTTGTGGTCTCAACACCATCATCACCTGATTTTGTCATGCAGAAGGAAAACCCAATGGGTTCCAAGGTGGGTTCCAAGGCCCGAGAGAACCCATCTACTTGGGCCGGTCCAGTTGAGGTTGACATGATTGGTGAGTCATGCCCATCAGAGCTGAGCAGCTTCCAAAAGACCTCATCTTATTATAAGATGAGGGAACAAAGGAACAGTGATGAAGCTCAAAGCATTGAAAAGAGTTCTTCAAAGAGGAACAAAAGAGAGTCACTTGCTTCTTCATCATCAGAATACACCATGAGTGCATCTTATGGAAGTTTCACCACTTACAGTATAGTACACTCTAAGCAA CGAGATGATGAAATGGTGACTCCCGTTAGAAGGTCAAGCAGAATCAGGAGCAAGGTCACTTCTCCATGA
- the LOC110804446 gene encoding agamous-like MADS-box protein AGL19, producing the protein MAKQIHKRRGPRGNAEMKKIEDKVSLSSSFTKRRNSLFKKANEMTILCEAELTIILFSPGKKVYTFGHPNVYSIIDRFANNLKVSIGEKRVTMLQKSKANDLYDTLNNVQDLVELSKKEKSKEMIILEESKKTLVLDRLNHSQTMEMRGVVKELQARIMWEIHQRIIVENNQLGVEQVGSGNEFINCVKSNSNCEIQGPFLNHWSCSNASYAGSNCFGSYFGIQNEINNHPNASHGRNNDFGPYFGIQNEFINYPSASYFGTQNEFINNRDAPFDGSNNFGPYFGTQNEFINYPNVGSNGFGPYFGFQD; encoded by the exons ATGGCGAAACAAATTCATAAGCGTCGAGGTCCACGTGGAAATGCTGAAATGAAGAAAATTGAAGACAAAGTTAGCCTAAGTAGTTCCTTTACAAAGCGTCGAAATAGTCTGTTTAAGAAGGCTAATGAGATGACTATCCTATGTGAGGCTGAATTAACCATTATCTTGTTTTCACCAGGTAAAAAAGTTTACACTTTTGGTCATCCTAATGTGTATTCTATAATTGATCGTTTTGCTAATAATCTTAAAGTTTCAATTGGTGAAAAAAGAGTAACAATGCTTCAAAAATCTAAGGCAAATGATCTTTATGATACACTTAACAATGTACAAGATCTAGTTGAGTTGTCTAAGAAGGAAAAATCTAAGGAAATGATCATATTGGAAGAGAGTAAAAAAACTCTTGTGTTAGATCGCTTGAATCACTCCCAAACAATGGAAATGCGAGGGGTTGTGAAAGAGTTGCAGGCGAGGATTATGTGGGAAATCCACCAAAGGATTATCGTTGAGAACAATCAACTCGGAGTTGAACAGGTTGGCAGTGGGAATGAATTCATCAACTGTgttaagagcaactccaattgTGAGATACAAG GTCCTTTTTTGAACCACTGGAGTTGCTCTAATGCATCTTATGCTGGAAGTAACTGTTTTGGTTCTTACTTTGGAATCCAGAATGAAATCAACAACCATCCTAATGCATCTCATGGTAGAAACAACGATTTTGGTCCTTATTTTGGTATACAAAATGAATTCATCAACTACCCTAGTGCATCTTATTTTGGAACTCAAAATGAATTCATCAACAATCGTGATGCACCTTTTGATGGAAGCAACAATTTTGGTCCTTACTTTGGAACCCAAAATGAATTCATCAACTATCCCAATGTTGGAAGCAACGGTTTTGGTCCTTACTTTGGATTTCAGGACtaa
- the LOC110804456 gene encoding agamous-like MADS-box protein AGL61, producing the protein MAKENEVKTKPLGKRKIPIEKIENKARKQVTFSKRRKGIFKKASELCTLCGAKIAVLTFSGAGKIFTFGDPSADEVINTWHANRSPPPSWWSDDAPSERVEYERMKMNDTTTYSDDDKDKDLFWWQKDIEGLGFNELVEYMASLKELRNNVASKIGDCLGKNVDVSSRNNQDGLDLNMAYNPTNNEGEDTMNFPISFKPKSN; encoded by the coding sequence ATGGCTAAAGAAAATGAAGTAAAAACCAAACCACTAGgcaaaagaaaaatcccaaTAGAGAAAATAGAAAACAAAGCTAGGAAACAAGTCACATTCTCTAAAAGAAGGAAGGGTATTTTCAAGAAAGCTAGTGAATTATGCACTTTATGCGGAGCTAAAATCGCCGTCCTTACATTTTCCGGTGCCGGAAAAATCTTCACATTCGGCGATCCAAGTGCCGATGAAGTCATCAATACGTGGCACGCTAACAGATCGCCGCCGCCGTCGTGGTGGTCGGACGACGCGCCAAGCGAGCGCGTGGAGTACGAGAGGATGAAGATGAATGATACGACGACGTATAGTGATGATGATAAAGATAAAGATTTGTTTTGGTGGCAGAAGGATAttgagggtttagggtttaatgAACTTGTGGAATACATGGCTTCTTTAAAAGAGTTGAGAAATAATGTTGCCTCTAAAATTGGTGATTGTTTGGGGAAAAACGTCGACGTTTCATCGAGAAATAATCAAGATGGTTTGGATCTTAACATGGCTTATAATCCAACGAACAATGAAGGTGAAGATACCATGAATTTTCCTATAAGTTTTAAGCCTAAGTCTAATTAA